A portion of the Lysinibacillus timonensis genome contains these proteins:
- the dnaB gene encoding replicative DNA helicase translates to MSESMMDRVPPHNHEAEQSVIGAIFLEPQALITATEILIPEDFYRISHKKIFQTMLDLSDQGKAIDLITVTEELSSKKELEDVGGLSYLTELANAVPTAANIGHYAKIVEEKSILRRLIRVATSIVEDGFSREDEVEALLSEAEKKVMEVASRKNTGDFKHIKDVLVNTYDNIEQLQNRKGDVTGIPTGFKDLDRMTAGFQRNDLIIVAARPSVGKTAFALNIAQNVAIRAGENVAIFSLEMGAEQLVMRLLCAEGNIDAQALRTGALSTEDWSKLTMAMGSLSNSGIFIDDTPGVRVSELRAKCRRLAQEHGLGMILIDYLQLIQGSGKPGENRQQEVSEISRSLKALARELKVPVIALSQLSRGVEQRQDKRPMMSDIRESGSIEQDADIVAFLYRDDYYDKESENKNMIEIIIAKQRNGPTGTVTLAFKKEFNKFINIDWSQHPQYQAQE, encoded by the coding sequence ATGAGCGAATCCATGATGGATCGAGTTCCACCCCATAACCATGAAGCTGAACAATCTGTCATCGGAGCCATTTTTTTAGAACCACAAGCGCTAATCACTGCAACAGAAATCTTAATTCCGGAAGATTTTTACCGTATTAGCCACAAAAAAATCTTCCAAACGATGCTTGATTTGAGTGACCAAGGGAAAGCAATTGACCTAATCACAGTAACTGAAGAATTATCAAGTAAAAAAGAACTTGAAGATGTCGGTGGACTTTCATATTTAACTGAATTAGCAAACGCTGTACCTACGGCTGCAAATATAGGTCACTATGCGAAAATAGTTGAAGAAAAGTCAATCTTACGTCGTTTAATTCGTGTTGCAACGAGTATTGTAGAAGACGGTTTTAGCCGTGAAGATGAAGTTGAGGCTTTATTATCAGAGGCTGAAAAGAAGGTTATGGAAGTTGCTAGTCGTAAAAACACAGGTGACTTTAAACATATAAAAGATGTACTTGTAAATACGTATGATAATATTGAACAGCTTCAGAATAGAAAAGGTGACGTTACCGGAATTCCTACCGGGTTTAAAGATTTAGATCGCATGACTGCTGGATTTCAACGGAACGATTTAATCATTGTTGCAGCACGACCTTCCGTAGGGAAAACAGCATTCGCGCTAAACATTGCACAAAATGTAGCCATCCGTGCAGGTGAGAATGTCGCGATTTTCTCTCTCGAAATGGGAGCAGAACAGTTAGTTATGCGTTTGCTCTGCGCGGAAGGGAATATTGATGCGCAAGCTTTACGTACAGGTGCTTTGAGTACAGAAGACTGGAGTAAATTAACAATGGCCATGGGTAGCTTATCGAATTCAGGCATTTTTATCGATGATACACCTGGGGTACGTGTTAGTGAATTAAGGGCAAAATGTCGACGCCTTGCACAGGAACATGGGCTTGGGATGATCCTCATTGACTATCTTCAATTGATCCAAGGTAGTGGTAAACCAGGAGAGAATCGTCAACAAGAGGTTTCTGAAATCTCCCGATCTTTAAAAGCTTTAGCGCGTGAGCTAAAAGTTCCTGTAATTGCATTATCACAGTTATCCCGTGGTGTTGAACAACGACAAGATAAAAGACCTATGATGAGTGATATCCGTGAATCTGGAAGTATTGAGCAAGATGCTGATATTGTAGCGTTCCTGTATCGTGATGATTACTATGATAAAGAATCTGAAAACAAAAATATGATTGAGATTATAATAGCTAAACAACGTAATGGTCCGACTGGTACTGTTACCCTAGCATTTAAAAAAGAATTTAATAAATTTATTAATATTGACTGGTCTCAACATCCACAATACCAGGCACAAGAATAA
- the rplI gene encoding 50S ribosomal protein L9, whose translation MKVVFLKDVKGKGKKGEIKNVADGYAQNFLIKNGYAVEATNQALSQLEGQKKLEEKNAAAELQAAKDLKEKLEQLTVEVKAKSGEGGRLFGSISTKQIADALQKAHGIKIDKRKMESEGIRSLGFTNVPVKLHNEVKATLKVHVTEEA comes from the coding sequence ATGAAAGTAGTATTTTTAAAAGATGTTAAAGGTAAAGGAAAAAAAGGTGAGATTAAAAATGTAGCGGATGGATATGCTCAAAACTTCCTAATTAAAAATGGCTATGCCGTGGAAGCTACAAATCAAGCGCTTAGTCAATTAGAAGGGCAAAAGAAATTGGAAGAAAAAAATGCCGCAGCAGAATTACAAGCTGCAAAAGACTTAAAGGAAAAGCTTGAACAATTAACAGTTGAAGTAAAGGCGAAATCTGGTGAGGGTGGAAGATTATTTGGCTCAATTTCAACAAAACAAATTGCTGATGCACTTCAAAAAGCACATGGAATCAAAATTGATAAACGTAAAATGGAAAGCGAAGGAATTCGTTCTCTTGGATTTACAAATGTTCCTGTTAAGTTACACAATGAAGTGAAAGCAACTTTAAAAGTGCATGTTACTGAGGAAGCGTAA
- a CDS encoding DHH family phosphoesterase yields the protein MDTYRKRPIRNPLLYLSIIGLVAVCLLLIWNVWVGILFALIMAAGLVYAWKAETHAYEQIEKYIESLSYRMKKVGEEALLEIPIGILLINDKNTIEWANPFMHQIFNVESLLGEELNALSSELHNLTKSDDKKEITITTNERTFQVIYKQSERLLYFFDVTEQVKIQTKYYADRTVIAILFIDNYDEITQGMDDQTRSITNTHVTSIVNDWSAKYGILTKRINSERFLAILNESILNELEKGKFAILDDIREKTAQKNLSLTLSIGVGAGSSSLIKLGELAQSSLDLVLGRGGDQVAIKQSDGKLKFYGGKTNPVEKRTRVRARVISHALQDLIQESDQVFVMGHKNPDMDSIGASIGVRKMVEKNKKNGYIVVNFNELNGSVSRLMHEIEKNADFYQNFITPDEALAKMSEKSLLVIVDTHKPSLVIDEHLLNICDKVVVIDHHRRGEEFIKNPTLVYMEPYASSTSELVTELIEYQPENDKISKLEATALLSGIIVDTKSFTLRTGARTFEAASYLRTYGADTILVQRLLKEDITTYIERSKIIQTVEFVRPGIAVAYGEDNRLYDTVIIAQTADILLTMKDVSASFVIAHRPDGLIGISARSLGEFNVQLIMENLGGGGHLTNAACQIEVETISEARQLLKKTINDMFEGSIEE from the coding sequence ATGGATACTTATAGGAAAAGACCAATACGAAATCCACTTTTGTATCTATCAATTATTGGACTAGTGGCAGTCTGCCTATTATTGATATGGAATGTGTGGGTAGGAATATTATTTGCACTTATCATGGCGGCAGGTCTAGTTTACGCATGGAAAGCTGAAACCCATGCATATGAACAAATTGAAAAATATATAGAATCTCTATCGTATCGAATGAAAAAAGTTGGCGAAGAGGCATTACTAGAAATTCCGATTGGTATTTTACTTATTAATGATAAAAACACCATTGAATGGGCCAATCCTTTTATGCATCAAATTTTTAACGTAGAAAGCCTGTTAGGGGAAGAGTTGAACGCTTTATCGAGTGAGCTACATAATTTAACGAAATCTGATGATAAAAAAGAGATTACGATTACTACGAATGAGCGCACATTTCAAGTGATTTATAAACAATCAGAAAGACTTTTATATTTTTTTGATGTTACAGAGCAAGTCAAGATTCAAACAAAATATTACGCAGACCGTACAGTAATTGCTATCTTATTCATCGATAACTATGATGAAATTACTCAAGGTATGGATGACCAAACAAGAAGTATAACTAACACACATGTCACATCAATTGTAAATGATTGGTCTGCAAAATATGGAATTTTAACAAAACGAATTAACTCAGAACGCTTTTTAGCTATTCTAAATGAATCCATCTTAAATGAACTTGAAAAGGGTAAATTTGCTATATTAGATGATATTCGTGAAAAAACGGCCCAAAAGAACTTATCATTAACCTTAAGTATTGGGGTCGGTGCTGGTTCCTCGTCTCTTATTAAATTAGGTGAATTAGCTCAGTCAAGTTTAGACCTTGTATTAGGTCGAGGCGGTGACCAAGTCGCAATTAAGCAATCTGATGGGAAGCTGAAGTTTTACGGAGGGAAAACAAACCCAGTAGAAAAAAGAACACGTGTTAGAGCTCGTGTAATTTCGCATGCATTACAAGATTTAATTCAAGAAAGTGATCAAGTTTTTGTCATGGGACATAAGAACCCTGATATGGATTCAATAGGTGCCAGTATCGGTGTTCGTAAGATGGTAGAAAAGAATAAAAAAAATGGGTATATCGTTGTCAATTTCAATGAGTTAAATGGTAGTGTTAGCCGCTTAATGCACGAAATTGAAAAGAACGCGGACTTTTATCAGAACTTTATTACACCTGATGAAGCACTCGCGAAAATGTCGGAAAAGTCGTTACTAGTCATTGTTGATACACATAAACCAAGCTTAGTGATTGATGAGCATTTGCTAAATATATGCGACAAAGTAGTCGTCATTGACCATCACCGCCGTGGTGAAGAATTCATAAAGAATCCAACGCTTGTTTATATGGAACCATATGCATCATCGACATCAGAACTTGTTACAGAGTTGATAGAATATCAACCTGAAAACGACAAAATATCAAAGTTAGAAGCAACGGCTCTTCTATCAGGAATTATTGTAGACACGAAAAGTTTTACTCTTAGAACCGGAGCAAGAACGTTTGAAGCAGCGTCTTATTTAAGAACATATGGTGCTGATACTATATTAGTTCAAAGGTTACTAAAAGAAGATATTACAACATATATTGAGCGCTCCAAAATAATACAAACAGTTGAATTTGTTAGACCAGGAATAGCTGTAGCATACGGAGAAGATAACCGTCTTTATGACACAGTCATCATAGCTCAAACTGCGGATATTTTACTTACGATGAAGGATGTTTCCGCATCATTTGTTATTGCACATCGACCAGATGGTTTAATTGGTATAAGTGCGAGATCATTAGGTGAATTTAATGTTCAATTAATAATGGAAAATTTAGGAGGCGGCGGACATTTAACAAATGCTGCTTGTCAAATCGAGGTTGAAACCATTTCAGAAGCACGCCAATTATTAAAAAAGACGATAAATGATATGTTTGAAGGGAGTATTGAAGAATGA
- a CDS encoding YybS family protein gives MPNNQTKGLVQGAMMIAIFALLIAIAFYVPIIFPIVMLFTPLPLAWYSAKYDWKMSIFVASLGCVLTFFIGGLLILPFSFTFAFIGVVIGSNVRLKKSKLFLLMSTGLSLLITFAIEYLIFLKLFEIDFIKTSMIMMRENYAASIELSKSFTGQSSITMEELEPLFLMTEAAMPAVITLAAFGFSFIIISVNLPVLKRLGITVPKFSAFKDVKMPRSILWYYLIVLSINLFLRPEIGSTLYVISLNLSIVLSLLLTIQGLSFIHYFLDKKFNASKFSKVLVTIMVFPLYSFVVLIGILDLGFNVRSLVKDKIQK, from the coding sequence ATGCCAAATAATCAAACAAAAGGACTTGTTCAAGGTGCAATGATGATCGCTATATTTGCTTTACTAATTGCGATTGCTTTTTATGTACCAATTATTTTTCCTATTGTAATGCTGTTTACCCCGCTTCCGCTTGCATGGTATAGCGCAAAATATGATTGGAAGATGTCCATTTTCGTTGCAAGTCTTGGATGTGTTCTTACTTTCTTCATAGGGGGCTTATTAATTTTACCGTTTTCATTTACTTTTGCTTTTATCGGTGTTGTTATAGGTAGTAATGTGAGACTAAAAAAAAGCAAACTATTTTTATTAATGTCAACTGGTTTAAGCTTACTTATTACATTTGCTATTGAATATTTAATCTTTTTAAAATTGTTTGAAATAGACTTTATCAAAACGTCTATGATAATGATGCGTGAAAACTATGCAGCATCAATAGAACTATCTAAAAGTTTTACTGGTCAATCATCAATTACAATGGAGGAACTTGAGCCATTGTTCTTAATGACTGAAGCAGCAATGCCAGCTGTTATTACGCTAGCGGCCTTCGGATTTTCATTTATTATTATCTCAGTTAACTTACCAGTACTGAAACGCTTAGGTATTACCGTACCAAAATTTAGTGCATTTAAAGATGTTAAAATGCCACGTTCAATTCTTTGGTATTACTTAATTGTTCTTTCCATTAATTTATTTTTAAGACCTGAAATTGGTTCAACCTTATATGTGATTTCTTTAAACCTATCTATAGTTTTATCGTTGTTACTAACGATTCAAGGTTTATCATTTATTCATTACTTCTTAGATAAAAAATTTAATGCTTCAAAATTTTCGAAAGTACTTGTTACTATTATGGTGTTTCCACTCTATTCCTTTGTAGTCCTAATCGGTATTTTAGATTTAGGCTTTAATGTTCGCTCACTAGTGAAGGATAAGATTCAAAAGTAA
- the rpsR gene encoding 30S ribosomal protein S18, which yields MAQRRGGRKRRKVCYFTSNNITRIDYKDVDLLKKFISERGKILPRRVTGTSAKYQRKLTTAIKRARIMALLPFVAEDK from the coding sequence ATGGCACAACGTCGCGGAGGCCGCAAACGCCGTAAAGTTTGCTACTTCACTTCAAATAACATTACGCGCATTGACTATAAAGATGTGGATTTATTAAAAAAATTCATCTCTGAACGTGGAAAAATTCTTCCTCGTCGCGTAACAGGTACAAGTGCAAAATACCAACGTAAATTAACAACAGCAATTAAACGTGCTCGTATTATGGCATTACTACCATTCGTTGCTGAAGATAAATAA
- the ssb gene encoding single-stranded DNA-binding protein — MINRVVIVGRLTKDPELRYTPSGIPMTRFTVAVNRAFSNQQGEREADFISCVAWRKQAENLANFMKKGGLIGVEGRIQTGSFEGQDGKRVYTTDVVADSVQFLEPRSGGAQQQYGTQSSYGNQPAYGTSQPQYGNQQQDPFGSYQQPQNQQNYTRVDEDPFASSKGPIEVSEDDLPF; from the coding sequence ATGATTAACCGTGTCGTAATCGTTGGAAGACTTACGAAAGATCCGGAACTTCGTTATACACCAAGTGGTATTCCGATGACTCGTTTTACAGTTGCTGTAAACAGAGCGTTTTCGAATCAACAAGGTGAAAGGGAAGCAGATTTCATCAGTTGCGTGGCTTGGAGAAAACAGGCTGAAAACTTAGCAAACTTCATGAAAAAAGGTGGTTTGATAGGAGTTGAAGGTCGTATCCAAACAGGTAGCTTTGAAGGTCAAGATGGAAAACGTGTCTATACAACAGATGTAGTTGCAGATTCAGTGCAGTTCTTAGAACCACGTAGTGGAGGAGCTCAACAACAATATGGAACTCAATCATCATATGGTAATCAACCTGCATATGGTACAAGCCAGCCGCAATATGGCAATCAACAGCAGGATCCGTTTGGTTCATACCAACAACCTCAAAATCAGCAAAATTATACACGTGTAGATGAGGATCCATTTGCTTCAAGCAAAGGACCAATCGAAGTCTCTGAAGATGACTTACCGTTCTAA
- the rpsF gene encoding 30S ribosomal protein S6 — protein sequence MKKYELMYIVRPNIEDEAKKALVERFNDALTSNGAEIIETKEWGKRRLAYEINDFREGYYQIVKVNAGTEAIDEYTRLANISEDIIRHIAIREEEK from the coding sequence ATGAAAAAGTATGAATTAATGTATATCGTTCGCCCAAACATTGAGGATGAAGCTAAAAAAGCATTAGTTGAACGTTTCAACGATGCATTAACTTCGAACGGTGCAGAAATCATCGAAACTAAAGAGTGGGGCAAACGTCGTCTTGCTTATGAAATCAACGACTTCCGCGAAGGTTACTACCAAATCGTGAAAGTAAACGCTGGTACTGAAGCAATCGATGAGTACACTCGTTTAGCTAACATTAGTGAAGACATTATTCGTCACATTGCTATTCGTGAAGAAGAAAAATAA
- a CDS encoding DUF3267 domain-containing protein, producing MLQGRINPVVVDLNLRKIATVNLWATILLSILFFIFNSLIHNSFSISISLWSFLFFCAGYIFLIVLHEVFHLIGFMMFGHVKYKELDYGVNLKLGIAYATTSKPLKNSAMKKALLLPFWTTGVLPSVIGFILHSNLLVLLGAFLIAGAVGDFYMYKELRKYPNDSLVKDDPQLPKLYVYISN from the coding sequence ATTTTGCAAGGACGAATAAATCCAGTTGTAGTGGATTTAAATTTAAGGAAAATCGCTACAGTAAATTTATGGGCAACTATATTATTATCCATTCTATTCTTTATTTTTAATAGTCTAATTCATAATAGCTTTTCCATTTCAATATCCCTATGGTCATTTTTATTTTTTTGTGCTGGCTATATTTTTTTGATTGTATTGCATGAAGTATTTCATCTAATTGGTTTTATGATGTTTGGTCACGTAAAGTATAAAGAGCTTGATTATGGGGTTAATTTAAAGCTTGGTATCGCTTATGCAACAACATCTAAACCATTAAAGAATAGTGCAATGAAAAAAGCATTATTACTTCCGTTTTGGACAACTGGTGTTCTACCATCTGTTATTGGATTTATTCTTCATTCAAATTTACTCGTACTATTAGGTGCTTTTCTTATTGCAGGTGCAGTGGGCGACTTTTATATGTATAAGGAATTGAGGAAATACCCTAATGATAGTTTAGTTAAAGATGACCCTCAATTACCTAAATTGTATGTATATATTTCAAACTAA
- a CDS encoding acyl-CoA dehydrogenase, with product MFDQNELKKIKSLSKKMEESQSILPEVLEMIYKRKLFKIFTPKTLGGLELSFIDGLKVFQQVGSIDGNIGWAVTIGTGGNMFIPLFNRELCERHFLQKEAVIAGSGKFGIAERVEGGFIISGEWKYCSGADYATLFTMNCQIRESNENVTCSVPRENVKILPNWNAMGLKATSSHSMKVESVFVKDEETFTFGRFQNEFELPVHSFPFIPFSKASFFSLCLGLTEQLLSEACEALNRKKDHIVIERYELVKEKWIQAIEVTKNIEQQFYSLVLGLWEKHINGKLLSGEELNHFSMFCQVQSNELLMLAHSLMRYYGMEAVLEHTDLNRAWRNLCTASQHVFLTP from the coding sequence ATGTTTGATCAAAATGAACTTAAAAAAATAAAAAGCCTATCAAAGAAAATGGAGGAATCTCAATCTATCTTACCTGAAGTGTTAGAAATGATTTATAAGCGTAAATTATTTAAAATTTTCACACCGAAAACTTTAGGTGGACTCGAACTATCTTTTATTGACGGTCTAAAAGTGTTCCAACAAGTAGGCTCAATTGATGGCAATATCGGTTGGGCCGTAACCATCGGAACTGGTGGGAATATGTTTATACCACTATTTAATCGAGAGTTATGCGAGAGACACTTTCTTCAAAAGGAAGCTGTAATTGCTGGTAGTGGGAAGTTTGGTATTGCTGAACGCGTTGAGGGCGGCTTTATTATTTCAGGAGAATGGAAATATTGCAGCGGTGCAGATTACGCAACATTATTTACTATGAACTGTCAGATTCGGGAGAGTAACGAAAACGTTACTTGCAGTGTTCCACGTGAAAATGTGAAGATACTTCCTAATTGGAATGCTATGGGCCTAAAAGCGACCTCAAGTCACTCTATGAAAGTAGAAAGTGTGTTTGTGAAAGATGAAGAAACGTTTACATTTGGACGTTTTCAAAATGAATTTGAGTTACCAGTACACAGCTTTCCATTCATTCCTTTTTCAAAAGCGTCATTTTTTTCACTTTGTTTAGGATTAACTGAGCAATTATTAAGTGAAGCTTGCGAGGCATTGAATCGAAAGAAGGATCATATAGTAATTGAACGTTATGAGTTAGTAAAAGAGAAATGGATTCAAGCTATAGAAGTAACAAAAAATATAGAACAGCAATTTTATAGCCTAGTATTAGGTCTTTGGGAAAAACATATAAATGGAAAACTGTTGAGTGGAGAAGAACTTAATCATTTCAGCATGTTTTGTCAGGTACAATCTAATGAATTATTAATGTTAGCTCATTCTCTCATGCGATATTATGGGATGGAGGCAGTTTTAGAACATACGGACTTAAATCGCGCATGGCGCAATCTATGTACAGCCAGTCAACATGTATTTTTAACTCCTTAG
- the ychF gene encoding redox-regulated ATPase YchF, with translation MSLTAGIVGLPNVGKSTLFNAITKAGALAANYPFATIDPNVGIVEVPDARLDKLTELVEPKKTVPTAFEFTDIAGIVKGASKGEGLGNKFLSHIREVDAICQVVRCFEDENITHVSGKVNPIDDIEVINLELILADMESVEKRLQRVSKMAKQKDKEAVIEEPILHKIKEALENEKPARSVEFSDDELKVIKGLHLLTIKPMLYVANVSEDEIAEAENNKYVQQVKEYAASEGARVITICAKIEEEISELDNEEKAMFLQELGIQESGLDQLIRASYDLLGLATYFTAGVQEVRAWTFRKGMKAPQCAGIIHSDFERGFIRAETVSYEDLVEAGTMQAAKEAGKVRLEGKEYIVKDGDIMLFRFNV, from the coding sequence ATGTCTCTTACTGCAGGAATTGTAGGTCTACCGAATGTAGGAAAATCTACTTTATTTAATGCTATAACAAAGGCGGGTGCACTAGCAGCGAATTACCCATTCGCAACAATCGATCCAAACGTTGGAATCGTAGAAGTACCTGACGCTCGTTTAGATAAATTAACAGAACTAGTAGAACCAAAGAAAACCGTTCCTACTGCATTTGAATTCACAGATATAGCTGGGATTGTAAAAGGTGCTTCAAAGGGTGAAGGATTAGGGAATAAATTCCTCTCTCATATCCGTGAAGTAGATGCTATATGCCAAGTAGTACGTTGTTTTGAGGACGAAAATATTACGCATGTATCGGGTAAAGTGAACCCGATTGATGACATCGAAGTTATTAATCTAGAGTTAATTTTAGCTGATATGGAATCGGTAGAAAAACGACTACAACGCGTAAGTAAAATGGCAAAACAAAAAGATAAAGAGGCAGTAATTGAAGAGCCAATTCTCCATAAAATTAAAGAAGCACTAGAAAACGAAAAGCCTGCACGTTCTGTAGAATTTTCAGACGATGAACTGAAAGTAATTAAAGGTTTACATTTACTAACAATCAAACCAATGCTCTATGTGGCAAATGTATCAGAAGACGAAATTGCAGAAGCAGAAAATAACAAATATGTACAACAGGTAAAAGAATATGCTGCTAGTGAAGGTGCAAGAGTGATTACGATTTGCGCTAAGATTGAAGAAGAAATTTCTGAACTTGATAATGAAGAAAAAGCAATGTTTTTACAAGAGTTGGGTATTCAAGAATCTGGATTAGACCAGTTAATTCGTGCATCTTATGATTTATTAGGTTTAGCCACTTACTTTACAGCTGGAGTTCAAGAAGTTCGTGCATGGACTTTCCGAAAAGGAATGAAAGCTCCGCAATGTGCAGGAATTATTCACTCTGATTTCGAGCGCGGATTTATTCGAGCAGAAACTGTTTCATATGAAGACTTAGTTGAAGCAGGCACTATGCAAGCTGCGAAAGAGGCTGGGAAAGTAAGATTAGAAGGAAAAGAATATATCGTGAAAGATGGAGATATTATGTTATTCCGCTTTAACGTATAA
- a CDS encoding DUF951 domain-containing protein, whose product METKSFELHDIVEMKKQHPCGTNAWKIIRMGADIRIKCEGCGHSVLIPRREFEKKMKKVLVKKNQDN is encoded by the coding sequence ATGGAAACAAAATCATTTGAATTACATGATATTGTTGAAATGAAAAAACAACATCCTTGTGGAACAAATGCGTGGAAGATTATTCGAATGGGAGCAGACATCCGAATCAAGTGTGAAGGCTGTGGTCATAGCGTTTTAATACCTCGACGAGAATTTGAAAAGAAAATGAAAAAAGTGCTTGTGAAGAAAAATCAAGATAATTAA
- a CDS encoding mechanosensitive ion channel family protein: protein MAVENMVNDPKEVAKMTERMWDYLTSEELWNFVMISSIKIVSILVISYLVIFIGKRIINRIFTLKLRTPINQTERRQKTLIKLLHSVLSYVVYFTAIIAILSALEIEVMGLLAGAGIAGLAIGFGAQSLVKDIITGFFIILEDQFGVGDYIKLNTSSAAEGTVVEIGLRTTKVLGITGEQFIIPNGQITDVVNYSVNNSKAIIDMQVAIEADIEKVEKLINDYLKTLPSEFPEIVGTPKFLGVQNVGTEVTIRIIAETEPLQHYGIARVIRRDVKDILEKNGIPMAYPRMMLYDRNKKEFGGNET, encoded by the coding sequence ATGGCGGTAGAAAATATGGTGAATGATCCAAAAGAGGTTGCGAAAATGACCGAAAGAATGTGGGATTATTTAACGAGTGAAGAATTATGGAATTTTGTAATGATATCTTCAATTAAAATCGTTTCAATTCTCGTGATTTCGTATTTAGTCATTTTTATTGGGAAAAGGATTATTAATAGAATTTTCACTTTAAAATTAAGAACGCCAATTAATCAGACAGAAAGAAGGCAAAAAACGCTCATCAAATTACTTCATAGTGTTTTGAGTTATGTTGTCTATTTTACTGCTATTATTGCAATCCTCTCTGCTTTAGAAATAGAAGTAATGGGTTTACTAGCAGGTGCGGGGATAGCTGGTTTAGCAATAGGTTTCGGTGCTCAAAGTTTAGTTAAAGACATCATTACTGGTTTTTTTATTATCCTAGAGGACCAGTTCGGAGTAGGTGACTACATTAAATTAAATACATCAAGTGCTGCCGAAGGAACTGTTGTTGAAATAGGTCTTAGAACCACAAAAGTTTTAGGGATAACAGGAGAACAGTTTATCATTCCTAATGGTCAAATTACAGATGTAGTTAACTACTCTGTTAATAATTCTAAGGCTATTATTGATATGCAAGTTGCCATTGAAGCAGATATTGAGAAAGTTGAAAAGCTTATAAATGACTATTTAAAAACTCTTCCAAGTGAATTTCCAGAAATAGTAGGAACACCAAAGTTTTTAGGTGTACAAAATGTTGGAACAGAAGTTACTATTCGAATTATTGCCGAAACCGAACCGTTACAACATTATGGTATTGCACGTGTGATTCGTCGTGATGTGAAAGATATATTAGAAAAAAATGGGATACCTATGGCATATCCAAGAATGATGCTATATGATCGTAATAAAAAAGAATTTGGGGGAAATGAAACGTAA
- the yyaC gene encoding spore protease YyaC, which translates to MQNTNETVRSFVHHEQPGAVWRLSDLFLNHIPFDHEEIIFCCIGTDRSTGDSLGPLTGSFLTSYHSFPFKVIGTLENPLHAVNLPSTVDEIQQSSTPPFVVAIDACLGSENNIGQIIVHEGPLLPGKAVKKELPAIGNVSVKGIVNVGGFMEMLVLQNTRLKTTYSMSDKIARALLLSWQRYSLKEKNNSNYNSYYNNPGQQISYSNFS; encoded by the coding sequence ATGCAAAATACTAATGAAACTGTAAGATCATTTGTTCATCATGAACAACCTGGTGCTGTGTGGCGTTTAAGCGATTTATTTTTAAACCATATCCCATTTGACCATGAGGAAATTATTTTCTGCTGTATCGGTACAGATCGTTCAACCGGTGACTCACTAGGCCCACTAACAGGGAGTTTTTTAACAAGCTATCATTCCTTCCCTTTTAAAGTAATTGGAACATTAGAAAATCCTCTTCATGCAGTCAATTTACCATCAACTGTTGATGAGATACAACAATCTAGCACACCGCCATTCGTTGTTGCTATTGATGCTTGTTTGGGTTCAGAAAACAACATTGGACAAATTATCGTTCACGAAGGCCCATTACTTCCAGGTAAGGCAGTAAAAAAGGAATTACCAGCTATCGGAAATGTGTCGGTCAAGGGAATTGTAAATGTTGGTGGTTTTATGGAGATGCTTGTACTACAAAACACTCGACTAAAAACAACTTATTCTATGAGTGACAAAATTGCTAGAGCCCTACTTTTATCATGGCAACGTTATTCATTGAAAGAAAAAAATAATAGCAACTACAATAGCTACTACAATAATCCCGGGCAGCAAATTAGCTACTCGAATTTTAGTTAA